One genomic region from Streptomyces sp. NBC_00582 encodes:
- a CDS encoding site-specific integrase, producing MDHFFVSHGKVRRFYEAPPGVDLDAVAYVQRPGAVKEGTPFFLDPGMRPAEPLCSFFLELSKSLKAKSLEDYTYDALDLVDFLGQLPVPTDLASATEDDLVAYREDCTEHREAPDKPATWRKRRSLINNFYDWAVDARLLDQRPYFRRGNGRDVLAWGATTELDVRHLTFRQWRFLKQVGLRGCLPDGPVDPAFRGRSPLRNSVAGELAITTGMRLREFSCLLDIEVGPPRRDASPAEVMLQAIAKFGLPRVVAVQHATLREIDLYRRTERAAMVRSSVKALHRRRHELFVVDDVDLRQMKLRGTLHGRRRTFRVEAMPAEIRRVAVIEGNLGLEPMALFVGRGGRMLSKQRWEQIFDEAHLRSLRISDEHEAEVVMPARLRIHDTRHTFAIYMLQMLTQLVLREESERLAAGGHGAYLADHLSRNPLLILQRLLGHRRPSSTLRYLTYIRTTNLLVSQAIAEWNDRDKTYVDYAAVLVGAGAV from the coding sequence GTGGATCACTTCTTTGTGTCTCACGGCAAGGTGCGTCGGTTCTACGAGGCACCGCCGGGAGTCGATCTCGATGCGGTGGCGTACGTACAGCGGCCCGGGGCGGTGAAGGAGGGCACGCCCTTCTTCCTTGATCCCGGGATGCGTCCGGCCGAGCCGTTGTGCTCGTTCTTCCTGGAGCTGTCGAAGTCGCTCAAGGCGAAGTCCCTGGAGGATTACACGTACGACGCCTTGGACCTGGTCGACTTCCTAGGCCAGCTCCCCGTGCCGACCGACCTGGCCTCGGCCACGGAAGACGATCTGGTGGCTTACCGGGAGGACTGCACCGAGCACCGTGAGGCGCCGGACAAGCCGGCCACATGGCGAAAGCGCCGGTCGCTGATCAACAACTTCTACGACTGGGCCGTCGATGCGAGGCTGCTCGATCAGCGGCCGTACTTTCGCCGTGGCAACGGGCGGGATGTGCTGGCCTGGGGCGCCACGACCGAGCTGGATGTGCGTCACCTGACCTTCCGGCAGTGGCGGTTCCTCAAGCAGGTGGGCCTGCGCGGTTGTCTCCCCGACGGCCCGGTTGATCCCGCCTTCCGGGGCCGCTCCCCGCTGCGCAACAGCGTGGCTGGCGAACTGGCAATCACGACGGGGATGCGGCTGCGCGAGTTCAGCTGCCTGCTCGACATCGAGGTCGGCCCGCCGCGTCGGGACGCCTCCCCGGCTGAGGTGATGTTGCAGGCCATCGCCAAGTTCGGGCTGCCGCGGGTAGTGGCCGTCCAGCACGCGACGCTGCGAGAGATCGATCTGTATCGCCGCACTGAGCGGGCCGCGATGGTGCGGTCCTCGGTGAAGGCCCTGCATCGGCGCCGGCATGAACTGTTCGTTGTCGACGACGTCGACCTGCGGCAGATGAAGCTGCGGGGCACCCTGCACGGGCGGCGCCGGACCTTCCGCGTTGAGGCGATGCCCGCCGAGATCCGCCGGGTCGCCGTCATCGAGGGCAACCTCGGCCTGGAGCCGATGGCCCTGTTCGTCGGCCGCGGCGGACGGATGCTGTCCAAGCAGCGCTGGGAGCAGATCTTTGACGAGGCCCACCTACGAAGCCTCCGGATCAGCGACGAGCACGAGGCCGAGGTGGTGATGCCGGCCCGGCTGCGGATCCACGACACGCGCCACACCTTCGCGATCTACATGCTGCAGATGCTGACGCAGCTGGTCCTGCGGGAGGAGTCCGAGCGGCTGGCTGCCGGCGGGCACGGTGCCTACCTCGCCGATCATCTCTCGCGGAATCCGCTGCTCATTCTGCAGCGGTTGTTGGGACACCGGCGCCCAAGCTCCACGCTTCGGTATCTCACTTACATCCGGACCACGAATCTGCTGGTCAGTCAAGCGATCGCGGAGTGGAACGACCGGGACAAGACCTACGTCGACTACGCGGCCGTGTTGGTCGGGGCGGGGGCGGTCTGA